A region from the Lentisphaera profundi genome encodes:
- a CDS encoding DUF1553 domain-containing protein: MKLTSLLAYTTITSSLFAVDFHKDIKPILESQCIKCHGPKKDKGSLRLDTLEASLKGGDEGEAIVPGKIEDSILIERIGLPHDDDDIMPPKGEPLNKTQIEAMKQWIKAGAKWPKALTLKDKSTDGKKISSEKTAHIMRGIGHRILTAGNGKIAILDKYGKIEWQYKIGPHHDLHYLANGNILTQRNMQEIIEIHPKSHKIIWTYNAGLMNGNKGKRVEIHAFQRLENGHTMIVESGTARIIEVDSKGKIHKEIKLKVNHPHPHKDTRLARKLENGHYLVSHEGDGFIREYDPQGKVVWEYQIPLFGKAKKGGHGPDAWGNSSFACLRLKNGNTLIATGNGHSVLEVSPEKEIVWHLKQNDIPGVTLAWVTTLQVLENGNYVIGNCHAGPENPQIIEITRDKELIWQFKDFPGFGNSVSNSLIIKDQKADEKFFAEKVHPILEKNCFECHGHDEKHMKSDFWLASRVDLLKGGDLGMAVNLQKPAQSRLLHFINHLDPEMKMPFKKKKLMDSEIAILTEWIQRGAPYQQDLEHVLVKKNEVNEHTKKFWAYQPEKMPAIPKVNNEQWASNNIDKFILAKLENKGLSPAEKADKQTLIRRAYYDLIGLAPSQKQIDDFIADKSPQAFEKVLDQLLASKHYGEKWGRHWLDLVRYAETNGYERDGNKPQAWQYRQWVIDAFNKDKGYDQMIMEQLAGDELDNPTRETITATGYYRLGVFDDEPADRLQSIYDGYDDVLKTTTEVFMGMTVGCARCHSHKIDPIPMENYYGMLAFFHNIKPYSRSGHENSILSNVISPERKKQVESQNVKINTKRQVVLKEVAQIEQQLALKSQASKSDIRKLKFRFYRSTWSKLPDFDMIKAEEEGLVESGFFDISQASRKTAFGYVFEGKLQVAKKGIHTFYLNSDDGARLTINGKQIIEFDGIHGFSKKDHANNFSLTAGEHDIKLEYFQNIGGLGLKVMWSGPGFKNRHLSLPENSLNAKSLAKVIKVQGKQILGQERFAHYNKLKHQLNTTLKLITVAEYVLAVREKGNKAGKTHLLIRGSAHAKGAVIEPHFPIILTDTQAQIKATPHSSGRRRALAEWLVNESPMTSKVMVNRIWQYHFGRGIVRSANDFGNLGDRPTHENLLHYLSVTFRENDWSWKKMHKHIMLSSSYQMSSKANKKALKMDPRNNLFWRFNMRRLTSEEVRDSILAATGKLNLNYGGSSVYPKISDEVLASQSKITWPTRLDKDPNHQYRRSVYTFTKRSLILPVIESFDGATTDSSCAVRFQTTTPTQSLSMINSDFINQAADDFHQRLKKDAGDSEIKKIQLAWQLITSSQATPDEIKIAQDFISTFTKDNGNNDKAWQQFCLIMLNLNEFIYLD, translated from the coding sequence AAGGCTCACTAAGACTCGATACTCTGGAAGCTTCTCTAAAAGGTGGAGACGAAGGGGAAGCTATTGTTCCCGGCAAGATAGAAGATAGTATCTTAATAGAAAGAATTGGGTTGCCACACGATGATGACGACATCATGCCTCCCAAAGGTGAACCCCTCAATAAAACCCAAATTGAGGCGATGAAGCAATGGATTAAGGCTGGCGCAAAATGGCCAAAAGCATTGACTTTAAAAGATAAGAGTACTGATGGCAAAAAAATCAGCTCGGAAAAGACTGCTCATATCATGCGTGGAATTGGTCACCGTATTCTTACTGCAGGAAATGGAAAAATTGCCATCCTTGATAAATACGGAAAAATTGAATGGCAGTATAAAATTGGTCCACATCATGACCTCCATTATTTGGCTAATGGCAATATCCTGACACAACGCAACATGCAAGAAATTATCGAAATCCATCCAAAAAGCCATAAAATCATTTGGACTTATAATGCCGGACTCATGAATGGCAACAAGGGAAAACGAGTTGAAATCCACGCTTTCCAAAGATTAGAAAACGGCCACACCATGATTGTCGAAAGTGGCACGGCACGAATCATAGAAGTCGATTCCAAAGGAAAAATCCACAAAGAGATCAAACTTAAAGTCAATCATCCTCATCCTCACAAAGATACACGCCTCGCACGAAAATTAGAGAACGGTCATTACCTCGTCTCCCATGAAGGCGATGGATTTATTCGCGAATATGATCCACAGGGAAAAGTCGTTTGGGAATATCAGATTCCACTCTTTGGCAAAGCTAAAAAAGGTGGGCATGGCCCTGACGCTTGGGGCAATAGTAGCTTCGCCTGCCTAAGATTAAAAAATGGTAATACTTTAATCGCCACTGGCAATGGCCATTCCGTTCTAGAAGTAAGTCCCGAAAAAGAAATTGTCTGGCACCTCAAGCAAAATGACATCCCAGGCGTCACTCTGGCTTGGGTCACCACTCTACAAGTTCTCGAGAATGGTAATTATGTCATTGGTAATTGCCATGCAGGTCCTGAGAATCCGCAAATTATTGAAATAACGCGTGACAAAGAACTCATTTGGCAATTCAAAGATTTCCCTGGATTTGGCAATAGCGTTTCCAACTCACTCATTATAAAAGATCAAAAAGCTGACGAGAAATTCTTCGCCGAGAAAGTTCATCCCATTCTCGAAAAGAACTGTTTCGAATGTCATGGCCATGATGAAAAACACATGAAATCTGATTTCTGGCTAGCTTCACGGGTGGATCTACTCAAAGGTGGAGATCTCGGTATGGCTGTTAATTTACAAAAACCTGCGCAATCACGTCTGCTTCACTTCATCAATCATCTCGATCCCGAAATGAAGATGCCTTTCAAAAAGAAAAAACTTATGGATTCCGAAATCGCTATTCTTACTGAATGGATTCAGCGTGGAGCTCCTTATCAGCAAGATTTAGAACACGTGCTCGTCAAAAAGAACGAAGTCAATGAACACACGAAAAAGTTTTGGGCCTATCAGCCTGAAAAAATGCCTGCTATTCCCAAAGTTAATAATGAACAATGGGCGAGTAATAATATCGATAAGTTCATCTTAGCAAAGTTAGAGAACAAGGGACTTAGTCCGGCTGAAAAAGCCGATAAACAAACACTTATTCGTCGTGCTTATTACGACCTCATTGGCTTAGCCCCTTCTCAAAAACAGATTGATGACTTCATTGCCGACAAATCACCCCAAGCTTTCGAGAAAGTTCTAGACCAACTGCTCGCCTCCAAACACTACGGAGAAAAATGGGGCCGTCACTGGCTTGACCTCGTTCGTTATGCCGAAACTAATGGCTATGAACGCGATGGCAATAAACCCCAAGCATGGCAGTACCGTCAATGGGTTATTGATGCTTTTAATAAGGATAAGGGCTATGACCAAATGATCATGGAACAACTCGCTGGTGATGAACTTGATAATCCAACTCGCGAAACTATCACCGCTACAGGCTATTACCGCTTGGGAGTTTTTGATGATGAACCCGCCGATAGATTGCAGTCCATTTACGATGGCTATGATGATGTATTAAAAACGACTACAGAAGTTTTCATGGGCATGACCGTGGGCTGTGCTCGTTGTCACTCACACAAAATCGATCCTATCCCCATGGAAAATTATTACGGAATGCTGGCATTTTTTCACAATATCAAACCCTATTCACGTAGTGGACATGAAAACAGTATATTAAGCAATGTCATTAGCCCAGAGCGTAAAAAACAAGTGGAAAGTCAAAACGTCAAAATTAACACTAAGCGCCAAGTCGTCCTTAAAGAAGTTGCCCAAATCGAACAGCAATTAGCTCTAAAAAGCCAAGCTTCAAAGTCCGACATCCGCAAGCTGAAATTTCGTTTCTATCGCTCTACCTGGAGTAAACTTCCCGATTTTGACATGATTAAAGCTGAAGAAGAAGGTCTTGTTGAAAGTGGCTTTTTCGATATTTCTCAAGCCTCACGTAAAACTGCTTTCGGCTACGTTTTTGAGGGCAAATTACAAGTTGCCAAAAAAGGTATTCACACCTTCTATTTAAATTCAGATGATGGCGCACGCCTGACTATCAATGGTAAACAAATCATTGAGTTCGATGGTATTCATGGTTTTTCAAAAAAAGATCATGCAAACAACTTTTCACTCACGGCTGGTGAACACGATATAAAACTAGAATATTTCCAAAATATCGGAGGCTTAGGTCTCAAAGTTATGTGGAGTGGTCCTGGATTTAAAAATCGTCATCTCTCCCTACCCGAAAATAGTTTAAATGCCAAGAGCTTAGCGAAAGTAATCAAAGTACAAGGAAAACAAATCCTCGGTCAAGAGAGATTTGCCCACTACAATAAACTCAAGCATCAACTCAACACGACGCTTAAGCTCATCACTGTCGCTGAATATGTGCTCGCGGTTAGAGAAAAAGGAAATAAAGCAGGAAAAACTCATCTACTCATTCGGGGAAGTGCCCATGCTAAAGGTGCTGTTATAGAACCACATTTCCCAATAATCCTCACTGATACCCAAGCACAGATTAAGGCGACACCACATTCAAGTGGCCGCCGTCGTGCCTTAGCTGAATGGCTCGTCAATGAGAGTCCTATGACATCCAAAGTGATGGTCAATCGCATTTGGCAATATCACTTCGGGCGAGGAATTGTGCGTAGTGCTAATGACTTTGGTAACTTAGGTGACCGCCCTACTCACGAAAATCTCCTTCATTACCTCTCAGTTACCTTTAGGGAAAATGATTGGAGCTGGAAAAAAATGCATAAACACATCATGCTCAGTTCCTCTTATCAAATGAGTTCTAAGGCCAATAAAAAAGCTCTTAAAATGGATCCTCGAAACAATCTGTTTTGGCGCTTTAATATGCGTCGCCTTACTTCCGAAGAAGTTCGCGACTCGATCTTGGCGGCAACCGGTAAGCTCAATCTGAATTATGGTGGTTCTAGTGTCTATCCCAAAATTAGTGATGAAGTACTTGCTAGTCAATCTAAAATCACCTGGCCTACACGCTTAGACAAAGATCCTAATCATCAATACCGACGCTCAGTTTATACTTTCACCAAGCGCTCACTTATTCTTCCTGTTATAGAAAGTTTTGATGGTGCGACGACTGACTCTTCCTGCGCGGTTCGTTTTCAAACAACCACGCCAACGCAATCATTGAGCATGATTAATTCTGATTTTATTAATCAAGCTGCAGATGATTTTCACCAAAGACTTAAAAAAGATGCCGGTGATTCTGAAATTAAGAAGATTCAACTCGCGTGGCAACTCATTACATCTTCCCAAGCGACGCCAGATGAAATCAAAATCGCCCAAGATTTTATTTCTACATTCACCAAGGATAATGGCAACAATGATAAGGCATGGCAACAATTCTGTCTAATCATGCTCAACCTCAATGAATTTATTTATCTAGATTAA
- a CDS encoding DUF1501 domain-containing protein has translation MNRRNFLRDMGAGFTSLALADMLTKDGFLNSTAHAADGSAWQNPLLEKAPMFAPKAKSVIFLFMYGGPSQVDTFDYKPLLYKLDGKDIPIKTHGRGGHKNTGRVVGPKWDFKQHGKSGQWVSDLFPHLAKHVDDIAFIKSMQADSPIHGSAMLQMNSGQIISGNPTMGSWVNYGLGSVNQNLPGYVVMLDSKGGPISGAKNWTSGYMPASYQGTMMRSKGAPILDLNPQKGMSRDQQRIMLDSLKKYNSQHLADRVDNSNLAARISSYELAFNMQKHAPEAVDWQSESKTTKEMYGINDSYTEEFGTKCLMARRMVERGVRFVQLYAGGGHNDDNWDAHGDLVKNHTHHCRRTDLPIASLLQDLKQRGLLDETLVVWGGEFGRQPTAEYAKGTGRDHNAKGFTMWMAGGGIKGGVSVGETDELGNEAVVDPFHVNNMHATILQLMGLDPNALNYFYGGLDRKLVGVEHTKPIHQIMA, from the coding sequence ATGAATAGAAGAAATTTCCTCCGCGATATGGGTGCTGGTTTCACCTCATTAGCACTAGCCGACATGCTCACTAAAGATGGTTTTTTAAATTCGACTGCCCATGCTGCCGATGGTTCTGCTTGGCAAAATCCCCTCTTAGAAAAAGCTCCGATGTTTGCTCCGAAAGCCAAATCAGTAATCTTCCTATTTATGTATGGTGGTCCTTCACAAGTCGATACCTTTGACTACAAACCCCTGCTCTATAAACTCGATGGTAAAGATATCCCGATTAAAACTCATGGTCGCGGTGGTCACAAAAACACCGGGCGTGTCGTTGGTCCTAAGTGGGACTTCAAACAACATGGCAAGAGTGGTCAATGGGTCTCCGATCTCTTTCCCCACTTGGCTAAACATGTCGACGATATTGCTTTCATTAAGTCCATGCAGGCCGATTCCCCAATTCACGGCTCTGCTATGCTTCAAATGAATTCAGGGCAAATCATTTCTGGTAATCCCACTATGGGCTCTTGGGTTAATTATGGTCTCGGTTCCGTTAACCAAAACCTGCCCGGTTATGTCGTTATGCTCGATTCTAAAGGTGGCCCTATTAGTGGTGCAAAAAACTGGACTTCCGGTTATATGCCTGCCTCATATCAAGGTACTATGATGCGCTCCAAGGGTGCGCCAATTCTTGACCTAAATCCTCAAAAAGGAATGAGCCGCGATCAACAACGCATCATGCTCGATAGTCTGAAAAAATATAACTCTCAACACCTCGCTGATCGCGTTGATAACTCAAATCTAGCGGCTCGAATATCCTCTTATGAACTCGCCTTCAACATGCAAAAGCATGCTCCAGAAGCGGTTGATTGGCAGAGTGAAAGTAAAACAACTAAAGAAATGTACGGAATCAATGATTCATACACAGAAGAATTTGGTACCAAATGCCTTATGGCTCGTCGCATGGTTGAACGTGGTGTACGCTTTGTTCAACTCTATGCAGGTGGCGGCCACAATGATGATAACTGGGATGCCCATGGCGATCTCGTTAAAAATCATACGCATCATTGCCGCAGAACAGATCTTCCGATTGCTTCGCTTCTGCAAGATCTTAAACAACGTGGATTACTGGATGAAACCCTCGTTGTTTGGGGTGGTGAATTCGGCCGTCAGCCAACTGCGGAATACGCAAAAGGTACCGGTCGCGATCACAATGCTAAGGGCTTCACCATGTGGATGGCCGGAGGTGGTATCAAGGGCGGTGTCTCAGTGGGCGAGACGGATGAGCTCGGTAACGAAGCAGTAGTCGACCCCTTTCATGTCAATAACATGCATGCAACCATTCTACAACTTATGGGTCTCGACCCCAACGCCCTTAATTATTTCTATGGTGGACTCGACCGCAAACTCGTTGGCGTCGAACATACCAAGCCCATTCATCAGATC